A genomic region of Serinus canaria isolate serCan28SL12 chromosome 1A, serCan2020, whole genome shotgun sequence contains the following coding sequences:
- the LGALS2 gene encoding galectin-2 encodes MEGNIEILNLNMKPGNTLKVKGKISADTVGFSINLGSSSRDLAFHFNPRFNESVIVCNSKHSDSWQTELRVRHLPFFRGCTVKFFIEMLSDKFRVKLPDGHEVCFPNRHGYHNISYVSIVGGLKIISFKLT; translated from the exons GGAAATATTGAAATCTTAAACCTGAATATGAAGCCTGGGAACACCCTGAAGGTGAAGGGCAAAATATCTGCTGATACTGTTGG CTTCAGCATCAATCTTGGCAGCAGCTCAAGAGATCTGGCATTTCACTTCAATCCCCGCTTCAACGAGTCTGTCATTGTCTGTAACTCCAAGCACTCCGATTCCTGGCAGACGGAACTCCGTGTCCGCCACCTCCCTTTCTTCAGGGGCTGCACTGTCAAG ttcttCATTGAAATGCTGTCAGACAAATTCCGTGTGAAACTGCCGGACGGTCACGAAGTGTGCTTCCCCAACCGGCACGGCTACCACAACATCAGCTACGTTAGCATCGTGGGGGGCCTAAAGATCATCTCCTTCAAGCTGACCTGA
- the CDC42EP1 gene encoding cdc42 effector protein 1: MSLGKLPVLSWVSGSHGKRRLKSELTPDMISPPLGDFRHTMHVGRGGDVFGDTSFLSNHGGADAAKPNNFFARTLRHVRRSPLKRRGSGGQVGASPAPPAVSPIIKNAVSLPQLNEATYDGDGTGRGLTSKFSFKSASNSFSKTHQAYGLESGFCTIPRVPRLEKAQESTCPGEDELDRSDSLLSFRLDLGPSLMSELLQVMSFPETNGSEVGEDGPHLLCEEGTKDRVPPAVHASHEEAKAASSFWDHPRQSNLSGASSLPGLSVHANGEARAIEGAGANSVCASGPGAVSRGSPWQGHWNDCTIEAGEFDRAAQVLARHYGGTSTPRSSEKGKGPRQARTQTPWESPSSSLWGSQVTRESQSPEASWNQGEEEEETKLSSLQESHNGARGGRSNSFEYADEEEEEDDEVKV; the protein is encoded by the exons ATGAGCCTGGGGAAGCTGCCCGTGCTGAGCTGGGTGTCAGGCTCCCACGGCAAGCGGCGGCTGAAGTCGGAGCTGACGCCGGACATGATCAGCCCGCCGCTGGGTGACTTCCGGCACACCATGCACGTGGGGCGTGGTGGGGACGTCTTCGGGGACACCTCCTTCCTCAGCAACCATGGCGGGGCCGACGCGGCCAAACCCAACAACTTCTTCGCGCGGACGCTGCGGCACGTGCGCCGCAGCCCGCTGAAGAGACGGGGCAGCGGGGGCCAGGTGGGGGCCTCGCCCGCGCCCCCGGCGGTCTCGCCCATCATCAAGAACGCCGTCTCGCTGCCGCAGCTCAACGAGGCCACGTACGATGGAGACGGCACCGGCCGGGGCTTGACCAGCAAGTTCTCCTTCAAAAGCGCCTCCAACAGCTTCTCCAAAACACACCAGGCCTACG GGCTGGAGTCCGGATTTTGTACCATCCCTCGTGTCCCTCGTTTGGAAAAGGCCCAAGAGAGCACCTGTCCTGGGGAGGACGAGCTGGATCGCTCCGACTCCCTGCTGTCCTTCCGCCTAGACCTGGGGCCCTCCCTGATGAGCGAGCTCCTCCAGGTGATGAGCTTCCCTGAAACCAATGGCAGCGAGGTGGGGGAGGATGGCCCACACCTCCTGTGTGAAGAGGGGACCAAGGACAGGGTCCCTCCAGCAGTGCATGCATCCCATGAAGAGGCCAAGGCAGCATCCAGCTTCTGGGACCACCCCAGGCAGAGCAACCTGTCAGGGGCCAGCTCACTGCCGGGTCTGTCGGTCCATGCCAACGGAGAGGCACGTGCCATTGAAGGCGCTGGAGCGAACTCTGTCTGCGCTTCGGGGCCAGGGGCAGTGTCCAGAGGGTCCCCGTGGCAAGGCCACTGGAACGACTGCACCATTGAGGCTGGAGAATTTGACCGAGCAGCCCAGGTCCTGGCCCGCCATTACGGTGGGACCAGCACCCCGCGGAGCTCGGAGAAGGGTAAGGGTCCCCGGCAGGCCCGGACACAGACCCCGTGggagagccccagcagcagcttgtgGGGGTCACAAGTGACAAGGGAGAGCCAGTCCCCCGAGGCCAGCTGGAAccaaggagaggaggaggaggagaccaagctctccagcctgcaggaaagCCACAACGGTGCCCGAGGGGGCCGCAGCAATTCCTTCGAGTATGCcgatgaggaggaggaagaggacgATGAAGTCAAGGTGTGA